A part of Centropristis striata isolate RG_2023a ecotype Rhode Island unplaced genomic scaffold, C.striata_1.0 Scaffold_25, whole genome shotgun sequence genomic DNA contains:
- the LOC131967736 gene encoding trace amine-associated receptor 13c-like, with the protein TPTNILLLSLAVSDFLVGLLVMPVETLQTAHCWFFGHLLCSLHRFVSNITNSASVVNMVLISVDRYVAICDPLHYTTRITVNRVRVCVCLLWFCSVVYNSYYFNLHLNQQEEDIYYCYGYCGSLADNTAADLQLVLNFIVPVTTIIVLYTRVFVVAVSQARAMRSHITAVTKQTSVTKTAKKSELKAARTLGVLVVVFLMCFMPNYFVTFGGHESMSLSTQYFIMYLYFFNSCLNPVVYALFYPWFRRTVKHIVTLQILQPGSCEANIL; encoded by the coding sequence acacccaccaacatcctcctcctctctctggctgtctcagatttcCTTGTGGGCCTCCTGGTGATGCCCGTAGAAACACTACAAACAGCACATTGCTGGTTTTTTGGTCACCTTTTGTGTTCTCTTCATAGGTTTGTGTCCAACATCACTAACTCTGCCTCAGTTGtaaacatggtgctcatatcagttgaccgctatgtggctatttgtgaccctctgcattacaccaccagaatcactgtgaatagagttagagtctgtgtttgtctcttatggttctgttctgttgtCTACAATAGTTATTACTTTAATTTACATCTTAATCAACAAGAAGAAGACATTTATTACTGCTATGGATATTGTGGAAGTTTAGCGGATAACACTGCCGCTGATCTTCAGcttgttttaaactttattgttcCTGTTACCACAATCATAGTTTTATATACGAgagtctttgttgtggctgtgtctcaagctcgtgccatgcgctctcacattacagctgtcacaaagcagacttcagtgactaaaacagcaaagaaatctgagctgaaagcagccaggactcttggtgttttggtagttgtgtttctaatgtgtttcatGCCAAATTACTTTGTAACTTTTGGAGGACATGAATCCATGAGCCTTTCAACTCAATACTTTATTATGTATCTGTACTTTTTTAACTCTTGTCTAAACCCTGTGGtttatgccttgttttacccctggttcagaAGAACAGTTAAACATATTGTTACTCTTCAGATCctgcagcctggctcctgtgaggccaacatactgtag